Genomic DNA from Candidatus Stygibacter australis:
CCGGAAAACGCTGAACACACTGAAAAATAAAAAATTACAAGGATAGGAAAATGAAGAGAAAAATTGTTATTCTAATTATTGGATTGGTGATGCTTGCTGTTATTCAGGCAGATTTGAATGAGCAGGCGATAGAGAACATCTTTGCAGATGAGCTTCTTAACACTCAGGATATATATCAGCAGATCATGATGTTTAATGATTATCAGGATATGAGTAATAAAGGAATTGTGATGGAGGATAGTCTGGCAGATGGTTCTCCATGGTTTTATTATATTCCAGAGAGTTATGACCTTCATCAACGTCATGGATTGATCATCTGGCTGCATGGGGGAGTGGGGCGAGAAGATTATTTTGAGCCTGATGAATATTGGTTTGACCACCCGATCATAGACTATGCAAAGGAAGCAGATATGCTGGTTCTGATGCCCATGGCCAGAGGTGATTGCATGTGGTGGGAATCTGCTGGTGAGAAGCATGTAATAGATGAGCTGCTGATCATGAAAGAGAGATATAATATTGATGATGATAGAGTATTTATGACGGGATTTTCTGATGGAGGATCAGGTTCTTTTCATTTTGGCTATCGGCTGCCAAATGAATTTGCTGCGTTTTATCCGCTTAATGGTATGATCTCAGTTCCGGCCCATGTTACGGGCAAACCCTGTTTTATCAAAAATCTTCAGAACCGGTATTTGAGAGCTGTTAATACAGATCAAGATGGGCTTTATCCTGCTGCAAGTACGCGATTGACAATGAATCTGGCACTTAGCGCCGGGGCGGATATCAGCTACCGTGAATACTGGGGACTCGGTCATGACTGGGGATATTCTGATGAGGA
This window encodes:
- a CDS encoding PDZ domain-containing protein, encoding MKRKIVILIIGLVMLAVIQADLNEQAIENIFADELLNTQDIYQQIMMFNDYQDMSNKGIVMEDSLADGSPWFYYIPESYDLHQRHGLIIWLHGGVGREDYFEPDEYWFDHPIIDYAKEADMLVLMPMARGDCMWWESAGEKHVIDELLIMKERYNIDDDRVFMTGFSDGGSGSFHFGYRLPNEFAAFYPLNGMISVPAHVTGKPCFIKNLQNRYLRAVNTDQDGLYPAASTRLTMNLALSAGADISYREYWGLGHDWGYSDEDLPLIMKDIQKRARDSFQSEIYWECLSTKEYNHCDWLEVTELDTLAEKQDWQQEYNVQLPDDRISFGFYHDSEFKGDGIMVNKVIESSLAKEMGLKDKDIIIAMDEVTITNIDEMEELKAEKQRGDEVSLTVYREGDTHLLKGVFPEIAYYDAFFYDQPSGAAKAKYYGNIFEIETSRVGALAIYINPEMVNLKIPVKVIINDIEVFNEKVDYESQIMKENIIKNRDRKAIWVNKLKFEIE